The Urocitellus parryii isolate mUroPar1 chromosome 6, mUroPar1.hap1, whole genome shotgun sequence genome includes a window with the following:
- the Ap4s1 gene encoding AP-4 complex subunit sigma-1 isoform X2 gives MIKFFLMVNKQGQTRLSKYYEHVEINKRTLLETEVIKSCLSRSNEQCSFIEYKDFKLIYRQYAALFIVVGVNDTENEMAIYEFIHNFVEVLDEYFSRVLQYPSQGSCSCLGFCIHSSSLYCCC, from the exons atgataaaatttttccTTATGGTGAATAAACAAGGCCAGACCCGACTTTCTAAGTACTATGAGCATGTGGAGATTAATAAGCGAACACTTCTGGAAACAGAAGTCATAAAGAGTTGTCTCTCTCGATCCAATGAACAG TGCTCTTTTATTGAATATAAGGATTTTAAGCTGATATATCGGCAATATGCAGCTCTCTTCATTGTGGTTGGAGTTAATGACACTGAG AATGAGATGGCTATTTATGAATTCATCCACAATTTTGTGGAAGTTTTAGACGAGTACTTCAGCCGAGTG ctgcAGTACCCAAGTCAGGGTTCATGCTCTTGCTTAGGCTTCTGTATACACAGCAGCAGCCTCTACTGCTGCTGTTAG